The Duganella sp. BuS-21 sequence CGCGGCAGCGCCGCGCGCAGGCCCGGCCCCTGCACCGTCACCGGCGGCCTGGCCAGCGCCGCGTAAAACGCCACCATCGGGCGCGGCGGCATTTCGTCGTGGTGCATCACGTTGATCAGGCCGTGGCGGCTCTCGCCCTTGTAGCCGACGCGACGCTTGATGCCGGCCAGCCACGGGATCAGCGCGTACTTGATGGTGTTGGGCAGCACGTAGGCATCGGCGTAGCCGCGCTGGCGCAGCAGGCGGGCGAACTTCCAGCGCTGGCGCAGCTGCAGCGCGCCGTGGCGGAATGGCGTCTCCAGCACCTCGTCCACCTCGGCCGCCTGGCGCCACACGGCCGCCACGGCCGGCGGCGCCAGCACGTCGATCGGCCGCTCGGGATGGGCCGCGCGCAGCAGTTGCAGCAGCGGCTGCGCCATCACGGCGTCGCCGATCCAGTTCGGTGAAATAATCAGGGTACGCAATTCGCTCACTGGACCTCCTCCTTTGCGTTCAGGCACAGTCCCGCCAGCAGGAACAGCATCATCGCGTAAAACATATTGCTACGCACCGACCAGAAAATCACTTCCGTCAGGCCGAAGCTGAAATAGCACAGCACCAGCAGCATGCCGGCCAGCGCCGGCGCGTTCAGATGGTCGCCGCATTGCAGCTGGCGGCGGAAGAACAGAAACGGCACCATCAGCGTGGAGCCCCAGGCCAGCAGGCCGGCGACGCCGCCGAACACGGTGGCCTGCAGGAGATCGTTGTGAAAATGCTCGAACTCCAGCACGTAGGGCGAGGCGCGGCCGTCGGCCACCAGTTGCTCGAGCTCGGCGCGCACGGTGGGAATGCTGGCGCCGAACAGCGGATGGCGCTCGATCAGCTGCAGCGCGCTGCGCCACAGCTCCAGGCGGATGCCGACGCTGGTGTAGCTGGGGCCGCCGTTAAAATACTGCTGGACGTCGTTGATGCCTTCGTCGACGCGCTCGCGGGCGCCGGTCTGCGGAATGAAGTAGGTGCTCACGATCAGCGCCAGCGCCAGCAGCGCCAGCGCCTTGCGCCAGCGCCCGTGCAGCACGTGACCGTAGCGGATCAACAACAGCACGGCAAAGCCGATGGCGATCCAGCCGCCCCGGGTGCCGGTGGCGATCGAGCCGGTCAGCCCGGCCAGGGCGCCGAGCGCGGGCCAGACGGCGCTGCGGCCGGCGAAATCGAGGGTGCCGGCCAGGCACATCAGGCCCATGCACAGCATAATGTCGCCAAAGGTGATCGAATTAATCAACCCGCCCGGACGCTCGACGCCCATGCCCCAGCGCTGGTAGGCGATGAACAGGCAGCCGGCGAAGGCGCCGGCGATCAAGCCCCACCACAGCGCCCGGCGACTGGGGCGGCAGGCCAGCACGGTCAGGGTGACGGTGACGGCGGCCAACATGCGGATCGGCTTTTCCAGGTCGCGCAGGCGGCCGTCGCCGCTGACCAGGCCGAGCACCAGCGCCAGCACCAGCACCGAGGCGAACGCTACCAATACGCCGCGAATCTCAGTAAGATGGCGCAGCAACACCGGCCACCCTAGTCGGCGGGTCACCACGGCGGTGATCAGAAAGGCGAAACTGCACAAGCCGACACCAATATTGGTGATCAGCAGCAGGAAGGGAAACGCAAAGATCAGGCTGTGGATAAAGACAGTGCTGGCGGTAGACCGGGCTGGGGTATTATTCATTCATCTTATTTTTTATTACACAGAAGCAACTCGCTTCAGTCACATCATGTCATCCGTGCTTATTTCCGTCGTCATCACCACCTACAACCGGCCGGATGCGCTCACAGCGGTCGTCGAAGCCTGCTTCACCCAAGATGACCTCGGGTTCGAAATCATTATCGCTGATGACGGCTCCGGCCACAACACGCAGCAGGCCGTGGCCGCGCTGCAGGCGCGCGCGCCGGTGCCGCTGCGCCATGTCTGGCAGGAAGACCTGGGCTTCCGCGCCGCCCGCGCCCGCAACCTCGGCACGCTCGACGCCCGGGGCGACTACCTCATCTTCCTTGACGGCGACTGCGTGCCGCAGCGGGATTTTATCAGCCAACACCGAAAACTGGCGCAGGCCGGCCATCTGGTGCAAGGCAGCCGCATCTTGCTCAATGAACCAGCCACGGCGCGCGTGCTGGGCCAGCACCTCGACCTGCAGGCGCTGGGCACGGCCGACAAGCTGGCCTGGCGCCGCAGCGGCGCCCTCAACAAGGTGCTGCCGCTGCTGCTGAGCTTGCCGGACGTGGGCCGCACCAGCCGCCGCTTCAGCTGGCGCCGCATCAAAAGCTGCAACCTGGCGGTCTGGCGCGCCGACCTCGATCAGGTCAACGGCTTCGACGAAAGCTTCCTCGGCTGGGGCCATGAGGATTCCGACCTGGTGCTGCGCCTGTTCAACGCCGGCGTGATGCGCAAGGACGGCGCCTACGCCACCGAAGTCTTCCACCTGTGGCACAAGGAAGCGGCGCGCGACCAGGAAAGCAGCAACCGCGCCATCGTGTTGCAGCGCGCGGCCGACCGCACCGTACTGGCGGTGAAAGGACTGCGCGCATGAAACCGCCACTGGAAGGCGCCCCGCTGCTGAGCATCCTGGTGCCCGGCTACAACGTCGATCGCTTCATCACCGACTGCCTCGAGCACATCGTCGCCCAGATGCACCAGCGTCACGAACTGATCGTGGTGGACGACGGCTCCACCGACCAGACGGTGGCGCGGGTGCAGGCGGTGCAGGCGGCCCATACGCAGCTGCAGATCCGGCTGGTGGTGCAACCGAACCAGGGCATCGCCGACGCCCGCAACCGCGCGCTGCTGGAGGCGCACGGCGAATACATCCTGTTCGTCGATAGCGACGACCGCCTGCTGCCGGGCTCGCTCGATGCGCTGGAGCGCGTG is a genomic window containing:
- a CDS encoding glycosyltransferase family 2 protein, encoding MSSVLISVVITTYNRPDALTAVVEACFTQDDLGFEIIIADDGSGHNTQQAVAALQARAPVPLRHVWQEDLGFRAARARNLGTLDARGDYLIFLDGDCVPQRDFISQHRKLAQAGHLVQGSRILLNEPATARVLGQHLDLQALGTADKLAWRRSGALNKVLPLLLSLPDVGRTSRRFSWRRIKSCNLAVWRADLDQVNGFDESFLGWGHEDSDLVLRLFNAGVMRKDGAYATEVFHLWHKEAARDQESSNRAIVLQRAADRTVLAVKGLRA
- a CDS encoding O-antigen ligase family protein, translated to MNNTPARSTASTVFIHSLIFAFPFLLLITNIGVGLCSFAFLITAVVTRRLGWPVLLRHLTEIRGVLVAFASVLVLALVLGLVSGDGRLRDLEKPIRMLAAVTVTLTVLACRPSRRALWWGLIAGAFAGCLFIAYQRWGMGVERPGGLINSITFGDIMLCMGLMCLAGTLDFAGRSAVWPALGALAGLTGSIATGTRGGWIAIGFAVLLLIRYGHVLHGRWRKALALLALALIVSTYFIPQTGARERVDEGINDVQQYFNGGPSYTSVGIRLELWRSALQLIERHPLFGASIPTVRAELEQLVADGRASPYVLEFEHFHNDLLQATVFGGVAGLLAWGSTLMVPFLFFRRQLQCGDHLNAPALAGMLLVLCYFSFGLTEVIFWSVRSNMFYAMMLFLLAGLCLNAKEEVQ